TATCCGGTAGCGCTCGTCCAGCAGTTGCAGATCCCTGGCCTGGGTGGCCACGTTACAGCTCACATATACCACCCTGGGCGCCCCTATTTCCAGGAGTTTCCGGACCAGTTGCTCGTGCATACCCGCCCGGGGCGGGTCGGTGATGAGCACATCCGGCCGGCCATGCGCGGCGAAAAAGGCGTCGTCGCACACTTCCGTCACATCTCCCGTAAAAAACCGGGCGTGTTCAACGCCGTTCAGGCGGGCGTTTTCCTCTGCGTCCCGGATCGCGGCTTCGATCACTTCCACCCCTACAACCCTTCCTGCTTTCGGGCTCAGGAAGATCCCGATGCTTCCCGTGCCGCAGTATAGGTCGTAGATGGTTTCGGTTCCCGTCAGGCCCGCAAACTCCCTGACGACTGAATAGAGCCTTTCCGCCTGCCGGGTATTGGTCTGGAAAAAGGATTTGGGTCCGATCTTAAACCGGAAGTCCTCCAGGGTCTCGGTGACAAAGCCTTTTCCGTAATAGGTCTTGGGCTCCAGGTCGTGGATGCTGTCGTTCCACTTCGGGTTGATCGTATACAAAAGGGTCGTGATCCCCGGGACCTGCGCCAGGAGATGATCCATCAACCGGGGGCCCTCCACCCGGTCTTCGTACCCCATGACGAGGTTGACCATGACTTCCCCGGTTGTACACACCCGGACCACCAGGTTCCTGAGCCAGCCGGTATGCTGGCGGATGTCGTAAAACGTATAGCCTTCCCTCAAGGCAAAGTCCCGGACCGTCGACCGGATGAGGTCGCTCGGCTCCGCCTGCAGATGGCATTCCTTTAGGTCGATGACCTTGTCGAAAAGCTTGGGTACGTGAAAACCCAGACCCGGTTCGGGCGCAGGCATGTCCGGCCCGGCGGCGCGCATTTCTTCCTGCGTCCGGTAACGGCGGCTGCTAAACGTAAATTCCAGTTTGTTCCGGTAATAGCGGGTGTCTTCTCCGCCGATGATCGGGCGGACTTCCGGGAGGGTTATTTTGCCCAGGCGTGTCAGGTTCTGGATAACTTCCCGCTCCTTGTAGACCAACTGTTGCGGATAAGGCAGCATCTGCCATTTACACCCGCCGCAAAGTCCGAAATGCGGACAAAACGGGTCGACCCGCTCCGGGGACAGGGACCTGAAAGCCGTTACCCGCCCCTCTGCCCAGTCTTTCTTACTCTTCGTAAGGACGACGTCCACCACGTCACCGGGAACCGCTCCTTCTATAAAGATGACCTTGCCGTCTATTCTTGCGAGTGCCTTGCCTTCGGCCGCATAGTCCGTAACCGCTACCTGTTCCAGCGTCTTCAACAATTTTTTTCTCACGTAGCAAAAATACTGGATTCGTGTATGTGTCCCACTTTTCGTGTATATTTCCGTTGTGAAAGCGACTAAAATCCAATCCATAATGAAGGGTGCGCTCGCCCTGTTCCTGCTGGCGGCCGCCTGGCCTTCTTCCTCCCTCCTGGCCCAAGGCTACGACATCAAAGTGACTTTCAAACCGTACACCCGGGGGTTTATTTACCTGGCGCATTATTTCGGCAAACCCGTCTATGTCAAGGATTCCCTACCCCTGGGACCCGGGAGCACGGTGGAATTCAAGGGGCGAGAACCCCTGGAGGGCGGCATATACATGGTCGTCAACCCGGCCAAAAACCAGATGGTGGAAATGCTCATAGACAGCGGGAGCGCCAAACAGCACTTCAGCGTCGTCGCGGACTCCGCCGACCTCGTCCATGGTACGCACTTTACCGGGTCTCCCGACAACGATGTCTTTTCTTCCTACCAGGCGTATGCCGCGGGACAATACACCCGGATGCGCCCCCTGCAACAAGCGCTGTCCACCGCAAAGACCCACGCCGACTCGACCCGTCTGATCGACCAGATCCAGTCGATCAACAAGGCCACCGCGGACTACCGGACCAACCTGATGAAGGTCAATCCCAGCAGCTTCCTGGCGACCCTGTTCGCCCTGATGCAGGAACCGGTTATTCCGCCCGCCCCCAAACTGTCCAACGGCCGGCCCGACTCTCTTTTTGCCTACCGTTATTACAAGGCCCACTACTGGGACGGCATTGCCTTTAACGACGGACGGCTGCTCTTCACCCCCATCTTCGAACCAAAGCTCAACGACTACTTCACCCGTTTGGTGTCCCCGGAGCCCGACTCCCTGAAAGAGGAGGTCAACTACATGATCCTGTACAGCCGCTCCGACCCGACGATGTTCAAATACTTCATCACAAAATTCACCAACGACTACGCCACGCCGAAGTATATGGGCCAGGACGCCGTGTTCCTGGATTTGTTCGAAAAATACTACCAGACCGGGCAGGTGGACTGGCTGACCGATGCCCAGAAAAAAGCCATCTACGACCGCGCCTACAGCATCATGGCCAACCAGCTCGGCGACCCCGCCGCGGATATGTCGCTTCTGGACACCGCGGACCGGAAGTTGTCCTTGTATTCTGTCCAGGCGCCCTTTACCGTCGTTTGTTTTTGGGACCCGGATTGCGGACATTGTCAAAAGATCGTCCCGGAGCTCGACAGTATCTATGTCGCCAAATGGAAACAACTGGGTGTAAAGGTTTGGGCCGTCCTCATCGACACCGTCAAAACCGATGTGGCCAAGATCGCCC
This region of Dinghuibacter silviterrae genomic DNA includes:
- the rlmD gene encoding 23S rRNA (uracil(1939)-C(5))-methyltransferase RlmD gives rise to the protein MRKKLLKTLEQVAVTDYAAEGKALARIDGKVIFIEGAVPGDVVDVVLTKSKKDWAEGRVTAFRSLSPERVDPFCPHFGLCGGCKWQMLPYPQQLVYKEREVIQNLTRLGKITLPEVRPIIGGEDTRYYRNKLEFTFSSRRYRTQEEMRAAGPDMPAPEPGLGFHVPKLFDKVIDLKECHLQAEPSDLIRSTVRDFALREGYTFYDIRQHTGWLRNLVVRVCTTGEVMVNLVMGYEDRVEGPRLMDHLLAQVPGITTLLYTINPKWNDSIHDLEPKTYYGKGFVTETLEDFRFKIGPKSFFQTNTRQAERLYSVVREFAGLTGTETIYDLYCGTGSIGIFLSPKAGRVVGVEVIEAAIRDAEENARLNGVEHARFFTGDVTEVCDDAFFAAHGRPDVLITDPPRAGMHEQLVRKLLEIGAPRVVYVSCNVATQARDLQLLDERYRITRVQPVDLFPHTHHIENVVLLEWRG
- a CDS encoding redoxin domain-containing protein, which codes for MKATKIQSIMKGALALFLLAAAWPSSSLLAQGYDIKVTFKPYTRGFIYLAHYFGKPVYVKDSLPLGPGSTVEFKGREPLEGGIYMVVNPAKNQMVEMLIDSGSAKQHFSVVADSADLVHGTHFTGSPDNDVFSSYQAYAAGQYTRMRPLQQALSTAKTHADSTRLIDQIQSINKATADYRTNLMKVNPSSFLATLFALMQEPVIPPAPKLSNGRPDSLFAYRYYKAHYWDGIAFNDGRLLFTPIFEPKLNDYFTRLVSPEPDSLKEEVNYMILYSRSDPTMFKYFITKFTNDYATPKYMGQDAVFLDLFEKYYQTGQVDWLTDAQKKAIYDRAYSIMANQLGDPAADMSLLDTADRKLSLYSVQAPFTVVCFWDPDCGHCQKIVPELDSIYVAKWKQLGVKVWAVLIDTVKTDVAKIAPEKAHWMKYIRDHHLDDWLNVYQTPAMKQEDIDAKRAGFRQLYDVYQTPTIYLLDEQKKIVGKKLTWEQVDELIQRKMQRAHTTNPVSR